A section of the Leptotrichia buccalis C-1013-b genome encodes:
- the mreC gene encoding rod shape-determining protein MreC, with protein MKFDESFYEKKNTGRNILIIVIIIIILFAFKNRITSSFTFLDGITQAVNFRLVKVKSMLYTQVLKLRSRVNDISYIEDYVENNKTRDFELQKNKVQNMELAYLKQENENLRQMLEMRQKNPSEFIAADVALVENGNSSEKMYINKGAAQGIKMNLPVMFDGFLIGKISKVNDEYSEVTLLTSKTSKLSVVLNGELQILRGNGNGTFSVQNYNAGIVNKNTVFKIETSGVSDVLPKGIKIGTFKLNDLGAFSKMKEVKLRPTFQIFDIQSVLVYKWSINDTINTQIQNQIKTEKQENKDNSQIN; from the coding sequence ATGAAATTTGACGAAAGTTTTTATGAAAAAAAGAACACAGGTAGAAATATTTTGATAATAGTAATTATAATAATAATTTTATTTGCTTTTAAAAATAGAATCACAAGTTCATTTACATTTTTGGATGGGATAACTCAAGCGGTAAATTTTAGATTAGTAAAAGTAAAAAGTATGCTTTATACGCAAGTTCTTAAGCTAAGGTCAAGAGTTAATGATATTAGTTACATTGAAGATTATGTTGAAAATAATAAAACTAGAGATTTTGAACTACAAAAAAATAAAGTTCAGAATATGGAGCTTGCATATTTAAAACAGGAAAATGAAAATTTGCGGCAAATGCTTGAAATGCGTCAAAAAAATCCATCTGAATTTATAGCTGCAGACGTAGCTCTTGTGGAAAATGGAAATTCTTCAGAAAAAATGTACATAAATAAAGGGGCTGCTCAAGGAATCAAAATGAATTTGCCAGTAATGTTTGACGGCTTTTTAATCGGTAAAATTTCTAAAGTTAATGATGAATATTCAGAAGTGACTTTATTGACAAGCAAAACTTCAAAGTTAAGTGTAGTATTAAATGGAGAGTTGCAAATTTTACGTGGAAACGGAAATGGAACATTTTCTGTGCAAAACTATAATGCTGGAATCGTTAATAAAAATACAGTGTTTAAAATAGAAACTTCAGGAGTAAGTGATGTTTTACCAAAAGGAATTAAAATAGGAACTTTCAAATTAAATGATTTAGGAGCTTTTAGCAAAATGAAAGAAGTAAAGCTTAGACCTACCTTCCAAATATTTGATATTCAAAGTGTCCTAGTTTATAAATGGAGTATCAATGATACTATAAATACACAAATACAAAATCAGATAAAAACTGAAAAACAAGAAAATAAAGATAATTCACAAATAAATTAA
- the nrdR gene encoding transcriptional regulator NrdR: MRCPFCGYENTKVIDSRSYFEGNSIKRRRECENCGKRFTTHEKVAELSLTVIKKNGQKQPYSREKVYNGIIRAFEKRHSDTEKIEEMIDKIEREILTEYSGEIKSSELGDKILSYLIDLDEIAYVRFASVYKKFDSLDSFVKEIEKIRNDRK, encoded by the coding sequence ATGAGATGTCCATTTTGTGGTTATGAAAATACAAAAGTTATTGACAGCCGTTCATATTTTGAAGGAAATTCAATAAAACGTCGACGTGAATGTGAAAATTGTGGAAAAAGGTTTACAACCCATGAAAAAGTCGCCGAATTATCATTAACTGTAATTAAGAAAAACGGACAAAAGCAACCGTATTCGAGAGAAAAGGTTTACAATGGAATTATAAGAGCTTTTGAAAAGCGTCATAGTGATACTGAAAAAATTGAAGAAATGATAGATAAAATTGAACGAGAAATTTTAACTGAATATTCTGGAGAAATAAAATCTAGTGAATTAGGAGATAAAATATTGTCTTATTTAATAGATTTAGATGAAATTGCTTATGTCAGATTTGCTTCAGTTTATAAAAAATTTGATAGTCTTGATAGTTTTGTAAAAGAAATTGAAAAAATAAGAAATGATAGAAAATAA
- the recO gene encoding DNA repair protein RecO, whose protein sequence is MKIIKTNCIILKKKEMREADLQVTLFSKEYGKIMATAYGIRKSKKRNIVSLNPLNKVEITLLEKNGYYVIKDVEIMKNFKNIPKSIEKLEISLYILDSIDKIYYMTDENGNFFDKLVEILSFIDILPYIKKGYKYYVVLSFLRRIMIEHGIYDIEEIISILIKEKKENKKKYKEIMTILKTNSDISEIQEKLESYTVFFKKMVIIFENFINKNLQVELKMKKFIMEEFYGN, encoded by the coding sequence ATGAAAATAATAAAGACAAATTGTATTATTTTGAAAAAAAAAGAAATGAGAGAAGCGGATTTACAGGTAACATTATTTAGCAAGGAATATGGAAAAATTATGGCAACAGCTTATGGAATACGAAAATCCAAAAAAAGAAATATTGTTTCCTTAAATCCGCTAAATAAAGTTGAAATTACACTTTTAGAGAAAAATGGCTACTATGTAATAAAAGATGTAGAAATTATGAAGAATTTTAAAAATATTCCAAAAAGTATTGAAAAACTTGAAATTTCATTGTATATACTGGATAGTATTGACAAAATTTATTATATGACAGATGAAAATGGAAATTTTTTTGATAAACTAGTGGAAATATTGAGTTTTATTGACATTCTTCCATACATAAAAAAAGGTTATAAATACTATGTTGTATTATCATTCCTAAGGAGAATAATGATAGAACATGGTATTTATGATATTGAAGAAATAATTTCAATATTAATTAAAGAAAAGAAGGAAAATAAAAAAAAATACAAAGAAATCATGACAATTTTAAAAACAAATTCTGATATTTCAGAAATTCAGGAAAAACTTGAAAGTTACACAGTTTTTTTTAAAAAAATGGTAATTATTTTTGAAAATTTTATAAATAAAAATTTACAAGTTGAATTAAAAATGAAGAAATTTATTATGGAGGAATTTTATGGAAATTAA
- a CDS encoding ABC transporter ATP-binding protein, with protein sequence MNKNKIIELKNVNKIYKTKVEEIHILKNINLAFNKGDFISIQGKSGSGKTSLLNILGLLDEPTDGEIYIGGEKIHYRNEKTKNIIRNEKIGFVFQFHYLLNEFTALENVMMPALINKNMNRNEAQKKAKELLALVGLEKRTKHKPMELSGGEKQRVAIARAMVNDPDIILADEPTGNLDTETSNLINQLFMKINKERQQSIIIVTHSLELANLAAYKYKIENGEFNMILPTIQF encoded by the coding sequence ATGAATAAAAATAAAATAATAGAACTGAAAAATGTTAATAAAATTTATAAGACAAAAGTTGAAGAAATTCATATATTAAAAAATATAAATTTAGCATTTAATAAAGGGGATTTTATTTCCATTCAAGGTAAATCAGGAAGTGGGAAAACTTCTCTTTTAAATATACTGGGACTTTTAGATGAGCCAACAGATGGAGAAATTTATATTGGCGGAGAAAAAATTCATTATAGAAATGAAAAAACTAAAAATATTATAAGAAATGAAAAAATAGGGTTTGTATTTCAGTTTCATTATTTATTAAATGAATTTACTGCTCTTGAAAATGTTATGATGCCTGCACTAATAAATAAAAATATGAATAGAAATGAAGCCCAGAAAAAAGCTAAGGAACTTCTTGCACTTGTAGGGCTTGAAAAACGTACAAAACATAAGCCAATGGAACTTTCAGGCGGAGAAAAGCAGCGTGTGGCAATAGCAAGAGCAATGGTTAATGACCCTGATATAATTCTGGCTGATGAGCCAACAGGAAATCTGGATACAGAAACAAGTAATTTAATAAACCAACTATTTATGAAAATAAATAAGGAAAGACAGCAGTCAATAATAATAGTAACACACAGTCTGGAACTTGCAAATTTAGCTGCATATAAATACAAAATTGAAAATGGTGAGTTTAATATGATTTTACCGACAATACAGTTTTAA
- a CDS encoding FtsB family cell division protein, whose protein sequence is MKKLYFIGNIIFFCLVVHFIGQSVSVYMGKKKMKISLMETERNIKELKERKNKLLEEKKNTNDKEKTEKYARNDLNLKREGESTYKIVE, encoded by the coding sequence ATGAAAAAGCTTTATTTTATTGGAAATATTATATTTTTTTGTTTAGTAGTGCATTTTATTGGTCAAAGTGTAAGTGTGTATATGGGAAAAAAGAAAATGAAAATTAGTTTAATGGAAACAGAAAGAAATATAAAAGAATTAAAAGAAAGAAAAAATAAACTGCTAGAAGAAAAGAAAAATACCAACGATAAGGAAAAAACAGAAAAATATGCAAGAAATGATTTAAATTTAAAAAGAGAAGGAGAATCTACTTATAAAATAGTAGAATAA
- a CDS encoding hydroxymethylglutaryl-CoA synthase produces MKIKEIGEKIKIGIDKIGFAMPKYFLDIRDLAIGRNENANKFVKGLMQSEMSIAPVTEDIVALGASAAEQILDEEDKKNIEMVIVGTESGIDQSKASAVFIHNLLEIQPFARCIEIKEACYGATAALNFAKNYIEQNENASVLVIASDIAKYGINTPGESTQGAGSIAMLIKKEPRIAVINDESICQTRDIMDFWRPNYSDFPIVDGHFSTKQYLDCLTTTFEEYTKRYNQDLSDFDAFCFHLPFPKLGLKAINSIFAKKVEKEEKNKFLEKFHASIIYGKRVGNIYTGSLYLSLLSLLENCDNLKAGDKIGMYSYGSGAVCEFFNLTLADGFKSHLRNDRLNDFDNRKQLSIKEYEDMFFEKIILNEEGNCDFSNNRFIQESDNAFVLEKVENHKRIYKKIK; encoded by the coding sequence ATGAAAATAAAAGAAATAGGAGAAAAAATTAAAATTGGAATAGATAAAATTGGCTTTGCTATGCCAAAATATTTTTTAGATATACGGGATTTGGCAATAGGACGAAATGAAAATGCGAATAAATTTGTGAAAGGGCTTATGCAAAGTGAAATGAGTATTGCACCTGTTACAGAAGATATTGTAGCACTTGGAGCTAGTGCCGCTGAACAGATTTTGGACGAAGAAGATAAAAAAAATATTGAAATGGTTATTGTAGGAACAGAATCAGGAATTGATCAGAGTAAAGCATCTGCCGTTTTTATCCATAACCTTTTAGAAATTCAGCCTTTTGCAAGATGTATCGAAATTAAAGAAGCCTGCTACGGAGCTACTGCCGCTCTTAACTTTGCAAAAAATTATATTGAGCAAAATGAAAACGCTTCTGTTCTAGTAATTGCTTCTGACATTGCAAAATATGGAATTAACACTCCTGGTGAATCCACTCAAGGTGCAGGAAGTATCGCAATGTTAATAAAAAAAGAGCCAAGAATCGCTGTAATAAACGATGAAAGTATATGCCAGACACGTGACATTATGGACTTCTGGCGTCCGAACTACTCAGATTTCCCAATAGTAGATGGACATTTTTCAACAAAGCAGTACCTTGACTGTCTTACAACAACATTTGAGGAATATACAAAAAGATATAATCAGGATTTATCTGATTTTGATGCTTTCTGTTTTCATCTTCCATTTCCGAAACTTGGATTAAAGGCAATTAATTCAATTTTTGCAAAAAAAGTGGAAAAAGAAGAAAAAAATAAATTTTTAGAAAAATTTCATGCTTCAATAATTTATGGAAAAAGAGTTGGAAATATTTACACTGGCTCCCTTTATTTAAGTTTGCTGTCACTACTTGAAAACTGTGATAACCTGAAAGCTGGCGACAAGATCGGAATGTATAGTTACGGAAGTGGCGCTGTTTGTGAATTTTTTAATCTAACTCTTGCAGATGGCTTTAAAAGTCATCTAAGAAATGATAGATTAAATGATTTTGATAATAGAAAACAATTATCAATAAAGGAATATGAAGATATGTTTTTTGAAAAAATAATTTTAAATGAAGAAGGAAATTGTGATTTTTCAAATAACAGATTTATTCAGGAAAGTGACAATGCGTTTGTATTGGAAAAAGTGGAAAACCATAAAAGGATTTATAAAAAAATAAAATAA
- a CDS encoding ABC transporter permease — MVEFFIAFRHVVERKFQSIFSILGVAIAVTVFIVSLTVSNGLEKNMINSLLTMSPHILIKNRQKSFFENYNQIVENVKKIKGVKAVIPQINSQSIIKREGFAKGVLANGISPENVKTDLKLRIIKGNNNISELNSVLIGEELSKELKLKVGDEISLVSAENKPLKLIVRGIFKTGFLDYDSNLIIVPLQTMQILSEQGQAATEIGIKVESPQKVEETLNQVNNTINSQEYGAISWKTINQNLLRAVQFEKFVLVAILSLLLVIASFAVSVILNMIVREKIKDIGILKSIGYTNKNIRRIFTIEGLIIGVFGMILASALSPLILIALKRLFKIYMKSGTYYLEELPLYISQKELLIIYGVTFVVVFLSTIFPAARASRLKPVEALKYE; from the coding sequence ATGGTAGAGTTTTTTATTGCGTTTCGGCATGTTGTTGAAAGAAAATTTCAAAGTATATTTTCTATACTTGGAGTAGCGATTGCTGTGACGGTTTTTATTGTATCGCTTACTGTTTCCAATGGACTGGAAAAAAATATGATAAATTCATTACTGACAATGAGTCCACATATTTTAATAAAAAATAGACAGAAGTCATTTTTTGAAAATTATAATCAAATTGTAGAAAATGTAAAAAAAATAAAAGGAGTAAAAGCTGTAATTCCACAAATTAACAGCCAGTCAATAATAAAACGTGAAGGCTTTGCAAAAGGAGTGTTGGCAAATGGAATTAGTCCTGAAAATGTGAAAACAGACCTGAAGTTACGTATAATTAAGGGAAATAATAATATTTCAGAGCTTAATTCAGTTTTGATTGGAGAAGAATTGTCAAAGGAACTGAAACTAAAAGTTGGAGATGAAATAAGTCTTGTATCAGCTGAAAATAAACCATTAAAACTTATAGTAAGAGGAATATTTAAAACGGGTTTTTTAGACTATGATTCTAATCTTATAATTGTACCTTTACAAACTATGCAAATATTATCGGAACAAGGACAAGCTGCAACAGAAATTGGAATCAAAGTTGAAAGTCCACAAAAAGTGGAAGAAACTTTGAATCAGGTAAACAATACTATTAATAGTCAGGAATATGGAGCAATAAGCTGGAAGACAATTAATCAGAATCTATTAAGGGCAGTGCAGTTTGAAAAATTTGTACTTGTTGCGATTTTAAGTTTATTATTAGTTATTGCAAGTTTTGCTGTATCTGTAATTTTAAATATGATTGTACGTGAAAAAATAAAAGATATTGGAATTTTAAAGTCAATTGGGTATACAAATAAAAATATTCGTAGAATTTTTACTATAGAAGGATTAATAATTGGTGTTTTTGGAATGATCTTGGCAAGTGCATTATCGCCACTTATATTAATAGCTTTAAAAAGACTTTTTAAAATATATATGAAAAGTGGAACATATTATTTAGAAGAATTGCCTTTGTATATTTCACAAAAAGAACTGCTCATTATTTACGGAGTAACATTCGTCGTTGTATTTTTATCGACAATTTTTCCTGCAGCCAGAGCATCTAGATTGAAACCAGTGGAGGCATTGAAATATGAATAA
- a CDS encoding PTS sugar transporter subunit IIA, with protein sequence MEIKNISEYIKADTIDLNLKAKNKNAVIKELYNNLKKTGLINDEELGLNDIFVREEIGSTGIGKRIALPHAKTKAVEELIITFGISRNGIAYDSLDDENVNIFFMFLCPESKAHEYLRVLARISRLIRENRFVENLLKATSNEEIIEIIRKEETN encoded by the coding sequence ATGGAAATTAAAAATATATCTGAGTACATCAAAGCTGATACAATAGATCTAAATTTAAAGGCAAAAAATAAAAATGCAGTAATAAAAGAGCTATATAACAATTTAAAGAAAACAGGCTTAATTAATGATGAAGAACTTGGATTAAATGATATCTTTGTAAGAGAAGAAATAGGTTCAACAGGAATTGGGAAAAGAATAGCGTTACCACATGCAAAAACTAAAGCTGTGGAGGAATTAATAATAACTTTTGGAATTTCAAGAAATGGAATAGCATATGATTCATTGGATGATGAAAATGTAAATATTTTCTTTATGTTTCTTTGTCCAGAAAGTAAGGCACATGAATATTTAAGAGTGTTGGCGAGAATTTCAAGATTAATAAGAGAAAATAGATTTGTAGAAAATTTATTAAAGGCAACGTCAAATGAAGAAATTATTGAAATTATTAGAAAAGAAGAAACGAATTAA
- the groL gene encoding chaperonin GroEL (60 kDa chaperone family; promotes refolding of misfolded polypeptides especially under stressful conditions; forms two stacked rings of heptamers to form a barrel-shaped 14mer; ends can be capped by GroES; misfolded proteins enter the barrel where they are refolded when GroES binds), with product MGKIIKFNEDARKALEVGVDTLADAVKITLGPKGRNVVLDRGFGAPMITNDGVTIAKEIELKDPIENLGAQIVKEVATKSNDVAGDGTTTATVLAQALIKEGLKMVASGANPVFIRRGMELASKKVIEELTKRAKKVESNEEIAQVGAISAGDIEIGQLIAQAMEKVGESGVITVEEARSLDTTLDVVEGMQFDNGYLSPYMVSDSERMVVEMDNPFVLITDKKIANMKELLPILEKTVELGRPMLIIAEDVEGEALATLVVNKLRGTLNIAAVKAPAFGDRRKAMLQDIAILTGGEVISEEKGIKLETADLNFLGQAKKVRITKDNTVIVDGLGEKDEIQARIGQIKNSIAETTSDYDREKLQERLAKLAGGVAVIKVGAATETEMKEKKLRIEDALNATKAAVEEGIVAGGGTILIQIAKDIEDFKLEGEEGLGVEIVKKALSAPLRQIVLNAGIDAGVVIEKVRNSENGIGFDAAKEEYVDMVKAGIIDPAKVTRSAIQNAVSVSSVLLTTEVAVGNEKEEAPAGGMPGGMGMPGMM from the coding sequence ATGGGAAAAATAATAAAATTTAATGAAGATGCAAGAAAAGCGCTTGAAGTAGGAGTGGATACATTGGCTGACGCTGTAAAAATTACACTTGGACCAAAAGGAAGAAATGTAGTATTAGATAGAGGATTTGGAGCACCAATGATAACAAACGATGGTGTTACAATAGCAAAAGAAATCGAACTTAAAGATCCAATTGAAAATCTTGGAGCACAAATTGTAAAGGAAGTTGCTACAAAGTCAAATGATGTGGCAGGAGACGGGACAACTACTGCAACTGTACTGGCACAGGCTTTAATCAAAGAAGGACTAAAAATGGTAGCTTCTGGAGCAAATCCTGTATTTATAAGACGTGGAATGGAACTTGCTTCTAAAAAAGTTATTGAAGAGCTTACAAAAAGAGCTAAAAAAGTGGAATCAAATGAAGAAATTGCACAAGTTGGGGCAATTTCGGCAGGAGATATAGAAATTGGGCAGCTGATTGCTCAAGCTATGGAAAAAGTTGGAGAATCTGGAGTTATTACAGTTGAAGAGGCACGTTCTTTGGATACAACTTTGGATGTTGTGGAAGGAATGCAATTTGATAACGGATATTTGTCACCTTACATGGTTTCAGATTCTGAAAGAATGGTTGTGGAAATGGACAATCCATTTGTCTTAATCACAGATAAAAAAATTGCAAATATGAAAGAATTATTGCCAATCTTGGAAAAAACAGTGGAATTAGGACGACCAATGCTTATAATCGCTGAAGATGTGGAAGGAGAAGCGCTTGCTACTCTTGTTGTAAACAAACTTCGTGGAACATTGAATATTGCCGCTGTAAAAGCTCCTGCGTTTGGGGATAGAAGAAAGGCTATGTTACAGGATATTGCAATTTTAACAGGTGGAGAAGTTATTTCTGAAGAAAAAGGAATTAAACTTGAAACTGCTGACTTGAATTTCTTGGGACAAGCTAAAAAAGTTAGAATTACTAAAGATAACACAGTTATCGTAGATGGACTTGGAGAAAAAGATGAAATTCAAGCAAGAATTGGACAAATAAAAAATTCTATTGCTGAAACAACTTCTGATTATGACAGAGAAAAATTACAGGAAAGACTTGCAAAATTAGCTGGTGGAGTAGCTGTAATAAAAGTTGGAGCTGCAACTGAAACTGAAATGAAAGAAAAAAAATTAAGAATTGAAGATGCTTTAAATGCAACAAAAGCGGCTGTGGAAGAAGGAATTGTTGCTGGAGGAGGAACAATCTTAATCCAAATTGCAAAAGACATTGAAGACTTTAAATTGGAAGGTGAAGAAGGACTTGGAGTGGAAATTGTGAAAAAAGCATTATCTGCACCACTTAGACAAATTGTTCTTAACGCTGGAATTGACGCAGGTGTTGTAATTGAAAAAGTAAGAAATTCTGAAAATGGAATAGGATTTGATGCGGCAAAAGAAGAATATGTAGATATGGTCAAAGCTGGAATTATTGATCCTGCCAAAGTAACACGTTCTGCAATCCAAAACGCAGTATCAGTATCATCAGTATTACTTACAACTGAAGTTGCTGTTGGAAATGAAAAGGAAGAAGCTCCAGCAGGTGGAATGCCAGGTGGAATGGGAATGCCAGGAATGATGTAG
- a CDS encoding hydroxymethylglutaryl-CoA reductase, degradative, protein MKKENQKKLNWLGFQKKERLERIQMLKANGFLTDEFEQILKKNENLPLETANQMAENGIGTFALPFSIAPNFVIDGKDYAVPMVTEEPSVVAGCSYAAKIIGKSGGFTTEILDRKMIGQVALYDILDFENAISMILENKNEILKIANDAHPSIVARGGGAINIEVKNIDEFLIVYLIADVKEAMGANILNTMLEAIKIPLENITNGKSLMAILSNYATESLVKAECEVNVKLLSSSMETSIETAKKIELASKFSKLDIYRATTHNKGIFNGIDAVVIATGNDWRAIEAGGNAFAVKNGKYEGLTTWTFDESTNKLKGELILPMPIASVGGSIGLNPSVKAAFNILGNPDARTLASIITSVGLAQNFAAVKALVTTGIQHGHMKLQARSLALFAGAKGKEIDIIVERLLESGKSINLENVKKILEEIKSTR, encoded by the coding sequence ATGAAAAAAGAAAATCAAAAAAAATTAAACTGGCTTGGATTTCAAAAAAAAGAACGGCTTGAAAGAATACAAATGTTAAAAGCTAATGGCTTTTTAACCGATGAATTTGAACAAATTCTGAAAAAAAATGAAAACTTGCCACTAGAAACTGCAAATCAAATGGCTGAAAATGGAATTGGAACATTTGCCTTGCCATTTAGCATTGCTCCAAACTTTGTTATTGACGGGAAAGACTATGCTGTGCCAATGGTTACGGAAGAGCCGTCTGTTGTGGCAGGATGCAGTTATGCGGCTAAGATTATTGGAAAATCTGGCGGCTTTACAACAGAGATTTTGGACAGGAAAATGATTGGACAAGTTGCATTGTATGATATTTTGGACTTTGAAAATGCTATTTCAATGATTTTGGAAAATAAAAACGAGATTTTAAAAATTGCAAATGATGCTCATCCTTCAATTGTGGCACGTGGCGGCGGCGCAATTAATATTGAAGTGAAAAATATTGATGAATTTTTGATTGTTTATCTGATTGCCGATGTGAAAGAGGCTATGGGAGCAAATATTTTGAATACAATGCTTGAGGCAATAAAAATACCGCTTGAAAATATTACAAACGGAAAAAGTCTTATGGCAATTTTATCAAATTATGCAACTGAATCTCTTGTAAAAGCCGAATGTGAAGTAAATGTAAAACTTCTTAGCAGCTCAATGGAAACATCTATTGAAACTGCCAAAAAAATTGAACTTGCAAGCAAATTTTCAAAACTTGATATTTATCGTGCCACAACTCATAATAAAGGAATTTTTAATGGAATTGACGCTGTGGTAATCGCTACTGGAAACGATTGGCGCGCAATCGAAGCTGGGGGAAATGCCTTTGCTGTGAAAAATGGCAAATACGAAGGTCTTACAACTTGGACTTTTGATGAAAGCACAAATAAATTAAAAGGAGAACTTATCCTTCCAATGCCAATTGCAAGTGTAGGTGGCTCAATAGGGCTAAATCCAAGTGTAAAAGCTGCATTTAATATTTTAGGAAATCCTGATGCAAGGACACTGGCAAGCATTATTACATCAGTAGGACTCGCCCAAAACTTTGCCGCAGTAAAAGCGCTTGTTACAACTGGAATACAGCATGGACATATGAAATTGCAAGCTCGTTCGTTGGCATTGTTTGCTGGTGCGAAAGGCAAAGAAATCGATATTATCGTAGAAAGGCTTTTGGAAAGTGGGAAAAGTATTAATTTAGAAAATGTGAAGAAAATTTTGGAAGAAATAAAAAGTACGAGATAA
- a CDS encoding sugar O-acetyltransferase: protein MNLEEQRQFILSGKVYNDLTPELIKARENTVFLTNKYNESFGKQSEEREAILKELLKSIGKNVHFEPTFRCEFGFNISIGNNFYANFDCVMLDGGGIEIGNNVLFGPRVGIYTSNHSIDAEERINGGCYAKPVKIGNNVWIGAGVHINQGVTIGNNTIIGSGSVVTKDIPDNVIAAGVPCKIIRKITENDKTVYKP from the coding sequence ATGAACTTAGAAGAACAAAGACAATTTATTTTATCAGGAAAAGTCTACAATGATTTAACTCCAGAGCTCATAAAGGCTAGAGAAAATACCGTTTTTTTAACAAATAAATATAACGAAAGTTTTGGAAAGCAATCAGAAGAGCGTGAAGCAATTTTAAAGGAACTTTTGAAATCAATTGGAAAAAATGTGCATTTTGAGCCAACATTCCGATGTGAATTTGGATTTAATATTTCAATAGGAAATAACTTTTATGCAAATTTTGACTGTGTAATGCTCGACGGTGGCGGAATTGAAATTGGAAATAACGTTCTTTTTGGCCCAAGAGTGGGAATTTACACTTCCAATCACAGCATTGATGCAGAAGAAAGAATAAACGGGGGATGCTATGCCAAGCCCGTGAAAATCGGCAATAATGTCTGGATTGGTGCGGGAGTTCACATTAATCAAGGAGTTACAATCGGAAACAACACTATTATTGGCTCTGGAAGCGTTGTTACAAAAGATATTCCAGATAATGTAATTGCAGCAGGAGTGCCGTGCAAAATTATTAGAAAAATAACAGAAAACGATAAAACTGTCTACAAACCTTAA